One Cellulosimicrobium protaetiae genomic region harbors:
- the ctaD gene encoding cytochrome c oxidase subunit I, which yields MVAQAEVIPGLAPRRQTLGRTVIKWVTSTDHKTIGYMYLITSFIFFCIGGLMALVIRAELFEPGIQIVQSKEQYNQLFTMHGTIMLLLFATPLFAGFANVIMPLQIGAPDVAFPRLNMFAYWLYLFGGLIASAGFFTPQGAASFGWFAYAPLSNTTFSPGLGGDLWVFGLALAGFGTILGAVNFITTIITMRAPGMTMFRMPIFTWNTLITSLLVLMAFPPLAAALFALGADRRFGAQIFNPENGGAILWQHLFWFFGHPEVYIIALPFFGIVSEIFPVFARKPIFGYKGLVYATIAIAALSVTVWAHHMYVTGAVLLPFFAFMTMLIAVPTGVKFFNWIGTLWRGKLTFETPMLWSIGFLVTFLFGGLTGVILSSPALDFHLSDSYFVVAHFHYVVFGTVVFAMFAGFYFWWPKFTGRMLNERLGKLHFWLLFIGFHTTFLIQHWLGVEGMPRRYADYAPSDGFTWENQVSTVGAFILAASTLPFLWNVYTTWRNAPKVEVDDPWGYGRSLEWATSSPPPRHNFTSLPRIRSESPAFDLHHPEVAAMDHAEPNPNVLEQVYGEADRRGEKSVALDRLSGAETASDSTTTTIVDEPRTGTTDEEAGK from the coding sequence ATGGTCGCGCAGGCCGAAGTCATCCCCGGTCTCGCCCCCCGGCGTCAGACCCTCGGTCGGACCGTGATCAAGTGGGTCACGTCGACCGACCACAAGACCATCGGGTACATGTACCTGATCACGTCGTTCATCTTCTTCTGCATCGGCGGCCTCATGGCCCTCGTGATCCGCGCGGAGCTCTTCGAGCCCGGGATCCAGATCGTGCAGAGCAAGGAGCAGTACAACCAGCTCTTCACGATGCACGGCACGATCATGCTGCTGCTGTTCGCGACCCCGCTGTTCGCCGGGTTCGCCAACGTCATCATGCCGCTGCAGATCGGTGCGCCGGACGTCGCCTTCCCGCGGCTCAACATGTTCGCGTACTGGCTCTACCTCTTCGGCGGGCTCATCGCTTCGGCCGGCTTCTTCACGCCGCAGGGTGCCGCGTCGTTCGGATGGTTCGCCTACGCGCCCTTGTCGAACACGACGTTCAGTCCGGGTCTCGGGGGAGACCTGTGGGTGTTCGGCCTCGCGCTCGCCGGTTTCGGCACCATCCTCGGTGCCGTCAACTTCATCACGACCATCATCACGATGCGCGCGCCGGGCATGACGATGTTCCGCATGCCGATCTTCACGTGGAACACGCTCATCACGAGCCTCCTCGTGCTCATGGCGTTCCCGCCCCTGGCCGCCGCGCTCTTCGCGCTCGGCGCCGACCGGCGCTTCGGTGCCCAGATCTTCAACCCCGAGAACGGGGGAGCGATCCTCTGGCAGCACCTGTTCTGGTTCTTCGGGCACCCTGAGGTCTACATCATCGCGCTGCCGTTCTTCGGCATCGTGTCCGAGATCTTCCCGGTCTTCGCCCGCAAGCCGATCTTCGGCTACAAGGGCCTCGTCTACGCGACGATCGCCATCGCGGCCCTCTCCGTCACCGTGTGGGCCCACCACATGTACGTGACCGGCGCGGTCCTGCTGCCGTTCTTCGCCTTCATGACGATGCTCATCGCCGTCCCGACCGGTGTGAAGTTCTTCAACTGGATCGGCACCTTGTGGAGAGGCAAGCTGACGTTCGAGACACCGATGCTGTGGTCGATCGGCTTCCTCGTGACCTTCCTCTTCGGTGGCCTGACGGGCGTCATCCTGTCGAGCCCGGCACTGGACTTCCACCTCTCCGACTCGTACTTCGTCGTGGCGCACTTCCACTACGTCGTGTTCGGCACCGTGGTGTTCGCGATGTTCGCGGGCTTCTACTTCTGGTGGCCCAAGTTCACGGGCCGGATGCTCAACGAGCGCCTCGGCAAGCTGCACTTCTGGCTGCTGTTCATCGGCTTCCACACGACGTTCCTCATCCAGCACTGGCTGGGCGTCGAGGGCATGCCGCGCCGCTACGCGGACTACGCGCCGTCGGACGGCTTCACCTGGGAGAACCAGGTCTCGACGGTCGGGGCGTTCATCCTCGCCGCGTCGACGCTGCCCTTCCTCTGGAACGTCTACACGACCTGGCGCAACGCGCCCAAGGTCGAGGTAGACGACCCGTGGGGCTACGGCCGCTCGCTCGAGTGGGCCACGTCCAGCCCGCCGCCGCGGCACAACTTCACGTCGCTGCCGCGTATCCGCTCGGAGTCACCCGCGTTCGACCTGCACCACCCCGAGGTCGCTGCCATGGACCACGCGGAGCCGAACCCGAACGTGCTCGAGCAGGTCTACGGCGAGGCGGACCGTCGCGGTGAGAAGAGCGTCGCGCTCGACCGCCTGAGCGGTGCGGAGACCGCCAGCGACTCCACGACGACGACGATCGTCGACGAACCCCGCACGGGCACGACGGACGAGGAGGCCGGGAAGTGA
- a CDS encoding cytochrome c oxidase subunit 4: MKVEYKLFLYGTPFFIAAGLVYGFWSHWEPVGSVAILLTGGLVAMIGAYLMLTAKRIDARPEDDPEGLVEQGAGDQGVYAPWSWWPLAIAGSAAIVFLGLAAGWWLVYVGIALSAIALVGWVFEFSRGQHAH; this comes from the coding sequence GTGAAGGTCGAGTACAAGCTGTTCCTCTACGGGACGCCGTTCTTCATCGCCGCAGGGCTCGTGTACGGCTTCTGGAGCCACTGGGAGCCCGTCGGCTCGGTCGCGATCCTCCTGACCGGTGGCCTGGTCGCCATGATCGGCGCCTACCTCATGCTCACCGCGAAGCGGATCGACGCGCGTCCCGAGGACGACCCCGAGGGGCTCGTCGAGCAGGGTGCCGGAGATCAGGGCGTCTACGCCCCGTGGAGCTGGTGGCCGCTCGCGATCGCCGGGTCCGCCGCCATCGTCTTCCTCGGCCTCGCCGCGGGCTGGTGGCTCGTGTACGTCGGGATCGCGCTCAGCGCGATCGCGCTCGTCGGCTGGGTCTTCGAGTTCTCGCGCGGGCAGCACGCCCACTGA
- a CDS encoding cytochrome b has product MTTSTGTAAPKKSAAPTTPAGKAADYLDQRTGIGVAVKEFARKVFPDHWSFLLGEIALYSFVVLILTGIFLTMFFVPSMSLVTYHGEPASMDGVLMSDAFASTLHMSFEVRGGLLMRQIHHWAALIFMAAIVTHMMRVFFTGAFRKPREVNWLVGMLLMIMGLAAGFSGYSLPDDVLSGNGLRITDGVVKSIPLIGSYMSYFIFGGEFPGEHIIPRLFTVHILLVPGLILALVALHLFFVVLHKHTQYPGGGRTDTNVVGYPLFPVYVAKAGGFFFVVFGILALMGGTMAINNVWNYGPYDPSPVSAGAQPDWYMLFLEGSLRLMPGQTEFVIGGYTLSLNVLIPAVVVPGLLFTFLFVYPFLEAAVTKDKREHHVLDRPRNVPVRTGLGVAFLTAFIILALAGSNDLIATHFSMSINTITWVFRILIFVGPWFAFWITKRICLGLQRKDRELVLHGHETGRIVRFAHGEYIEVHRPLDEQERWLRVNYQAHEPLAIEPATDSRGVRRKGYKKDKRLQRLSRFFYEDRIEPVTPDELAAAHSHGEHDALEGGSHEQIEAGAATVGGRRDLVEPEKGADERP; this is encoded by the coding sequence GTGACCACCAGCACCGGCACCGCCGCACCGAAGAAGTCCGCCGCGCCGACCACGCCGGCCGGCAAGGCGGCCGACTACCTGGACCAGCGCACCGGCATCGGCGTCGCCGTCAAGGAGTTCGCCCGCAAGGTCTTCCCCGACCACTGGTCGTTCCTCCTGGGCGAGATCGCCCTGTACTCGTTCGTCGTCCTGATCCTCACGGGCATCTTCCTGACGATGTTCTTCGTGCCGAGCATGTCGCTCGTCACGTACCACGGCGAGCCTGCGTCGATGGACGGCGTGCTCATGTCCGACGCGTTCGCGTCGACGCTGCACATGTCGTTCGAGGTCCGCGGCGGTCTGCTCATGCGGCAGATCCACCACTGGGCCGCCCTGATCTTCATGGCCGCGATCGTCACGCACATGATGCGCGTGTTCTTCACGGGCGCGTTCCGCAAGCCCCGTGAGGTCAACTGGCTCGTGGGCATGCTGCTCATGATCATGGGTCTCGCCGCCGGCTTCTCGGGCTACTCGCTGCCCGACGACGTCCTGTCCGGCAACGGCCTGCGCATCACCGACGGCGTCGTGAAGTCGATCCCGCTCATCGGCTCGTACATGTCGTACTTCATCTTCGGCGGCGAGTTCCCGGGCGAGCACATCATCCCGAGGCTCTTCACCGTGCACATCCTGCTGGTGCCGGGCCTGATCCTCGCGCTCGTCGCCCTGCACCTGTTCTTCGTCGTGCTGCACAAGCACACGCAGTACCCCGGCGGCGGCCGCACCGACACGAACGTCGTCGGCTACCCGCTGTTCCCGGTGTACGTGGCCAAGGCCGGCGGCTTCTTCTTCGTCGTGTTCGGCATCCTCGCCCTCATGGGCGGCACGATGGCGATCAACAACGTCTGGAACTACGGCCCGTACGACCCGTCACCGGTCTCTGCCGGAGCTCAACCCGACTGGTACATGTTGTTCCTCGAAGGGTCGCTCCGACTGATGCCGGGGCAGACGGAGTTCGTCATCGGCGGCTACACGTTGTCGCTGAACGTGCTCATCCCCGCCGTCGTCGTCCCCGGCCTGCTCTTCACCTTCCTCTTCGTCTACCCGTTCCTCGAGGCCGCGGTGACGAAGGACAAGCGCGAGCACCACGTGCTCGACCGCCCGAGGAACGTGCCGGTCCGCACCGGGCTGGGCGTCGCGTTCCTCACGGCGTTCATCATCCTCGCGCTGGCCGGGTCGAACGACCTCATCGCGACCCACTTCTCGATGTCGATCAACACGATCACGTGGGTGTTCCGCATCCTGATCTTCGTCGGCCCGTGGTTCGCGTTCTGGATCACCAAGCGCATCTGCCTCGGTCTGCAGCGCAAGGACCGTGAGCTCGTGCTCCACGGTCACGAGACGGGCCGTATCGTGCGGTTCGCGCACGGCGAGTACATCGAGGTCCACCGCCCGCTCGACGAGCAGGAGCGCTGGCTCCGGGTCAACTACCAGGCCCACGAGCCGCTCGCGATCGAGCCGGCGACGGACTCCCGCGGGGTGCGCCGCAAGGGCTACAAGAAGGACAAGCGGCTCCAGCGCCTGTCGCGGTTCTTCTACGAGGACCGCATCGAGCCGGTGACGCCCGACGAGCTCGCCGCCGCGCACTCGCACGGCGAGCACGACGCGCTCGAGGGCGGGAGCCACGAGCAGATCGAGGCCGGGGCTGCCACCGTCGGTGGCCGGCGCGACCTCGTGGAGCCGGAGAAGGGCGCCGACGAGCGTCCCTGA
- a CDS encoding Rieske 2Fe-2S domain-containing protein: protein MSDNQNPRSPEPSHREVGHHEGHGSLDTFPDPGLPEHKSRMADRDPKASKRAERQVATLFGISVIGTIAALVVYFVIPPDGTTAGVRLSTLTLGVAIAFALLGIGLGAVHWAKVLMSDHEKVDERHPIASDPETRAGAIAELEAGAKDSGIARRGVLKGAVISALALFPLTIAVPLVGSVGGDWNVSKFKHTLWKNGTRLAIDPSGRPIKAADVTIGSVVHVIPEASQEEMQSHEWITEKAKAVVLLVRLDPRDIKSDQSPEGETWSYDGIVAFSKICTHVGCPVALYEQQTHHLLCPCHQSTFDVADSAKVVFGPAKRPLPQLPITVDDEGYLVAQSDFHEPIGPSFWERLK, encoded by the coding sequence GTGAGCGACAACCAGAACCCCCGGTCGCCCGAGCCCTCGCACCGCGAGGTCGGGCACCACGAGGGCCACGGCTCCCTCGACACGTTCCCGGACCCCGGTCTGCCGGAGCACAAGAGCCGCATGGCGGACCGCGACCCGAAGGCGTCGAAGCGCGCCGAGCGCCAGGTCGCCACGCTCTTCGGCATCTCGGTGATCGGCACGATCGCCGCGCTCGTCGTCTACTTCGTCATCCCGCCGGACGGGACGACCGCGGGCGTCCGCCTGTCGACGCTCACGCTCGGCGTGGCCATCGCCTTCGCGCTGCTCGGCATCGGCCTCGGCGCCGTGCACTGGGCGAAGGTCCTCATGTCCGACCACGAGAAGGTCGACGAGCGGCACCCGATCGCGAGCGACCCCGAGACGCGCGCCGGCGCGATCGCCGAGCTCGAGGCCGGCGCCAAGGACTCCGGCATCGCCCGCCGCGGCGTGCTCAAGGGTGCGGTCATCTCCGCGCTCGCGCTGTTCCCGCTCACCATCGCCGTCCCGCTCGTCGGCAGCGTCGGTGGCGACTGGAACGTCTCGAAGTTCAAGCACACCCTCTGGAAGAACGGCACGCGCCTCGCGATCGACCCGTCCGGTCGCCCCATCAAGGCGGCGGACGTGACCATCGGCTCGGTCGTGCACGTCATCCCCGAGGCCTCCCAGGAGGAGATGCAGTCCCACGAGTGGATCACGGAGAAGGCGAAGGCCGTCGTCCTGCTGGTCCGTCTCGACCCGCGCGACATCAAGTCCGACCAGTCCCCCGAGGGCGAGACCTGGTCCTACGACGGCATCGTCGCGTTCTCCAAGATCTGCACGCACGTCGGCTGCCCCGTGGCGCTCTACGAGCAGCAGACGCACCACCTGCTGTGCCCGTGCCACCAGTCGACGTTCGACGTGGCCGACAGCGCCAAGGTGGTCTTCGGGCCCGCCAAGCGGCCCCTGCCGCAGCTGCCGATCACCGTTGATGACGAGGGCTACCTGGTCGCGCAGAGCGACTTCCACGAGCCCATCGGACCGAGCTTCTGGGAGCGTCTGAAGTGA
- a CDS encoding c-type cytochrome, with amino-acid sequence MKALAARRHHRFAPVVLLLLALLVTGGVYAAFAPTPANAETASTEDIETGQKLFQANCATCHGPNAEGTATAPSLVGVGAASVDFQVSTGRMPMQMDGPQAIQKPRQFDEEQTAQLAAYVASLGAGPAIPTDEQVDAELGDAANGAALFRTNCAMCHNAIGAGGALSEGKFAPPLWETSERNIYQAMLTGPQSMPVFNDATMTPEEKRDIITFLVDQREGSAGGLSLGSLGPVSEGLWAWIVGMGLLIGAAVWIGAKSS; translated from the coding sequence GTGAAGGCACTCGCCGCCCGCAGACACCACCGCTTCGCGCCGGTCGTGCTGCTGCTGCTGGCGCTGCTGGTCACCGGTGGCGTCTACGCCGCCTTTGCACCGACCCCGGCCAACGCCGAGACCGCCAGCACCGAGGACATCGAGACCGGCCAGAAGCTCTTCCAGGCCAACTGCGCCACGTGCCACGGGCCCAACGCGGAGGGCACCGCCACGGCTCCCTCGCTCGTCGGTGTCGGCGCGGCGTCGGTCGACTTCCAGGTGTCCACCGGCCGCATGCCCATGCAGATGGACGGTCCGCAGGCCATCCAGAAGCCGCGCCAGTTCGACGAGGAGCAGACGGCGCAGCTCGCCGCCTACGTCGCCTCGCTCGGCGCCGGCCCCGCGATCCCCACGGACGAGCAGGTCGACGCGGAGCTCGGCGACGCCGCCAACGGCGCCGCGCTCTTCCGCACCAACTGCGCGATGTGCCACAACGCCATCGGCGCCGGCGGCGCTCTCTCCGAGGGCAAGTTCGCGCCCCCGCTGTGGGAGACGTCCGAGCGCAACATCTACCAGGCGATGCTCACCGGTCCGCAGTCGATGCCCGTCTTCAACGACGCGACCATGACGCCCGAGGAGAAGCGGGACATCATCACGTTCCTCGTCGACCAGCGTGAGGGTTCGGCGGGCGGGCTCTCGCTCGGCTCGCTCGGCCCGGTCAGCGAGGGTCTGTGGGCCTGGATCGTCGGAATGGGCCTCCTCATCGGGGCCGCGGTGTGGATCGGAGCGAAGTCCTCGTGA
- a CDS encoding cytochrome c oxidase subunit 3 has protein sequence MADVSTATAAPHAHQHVSVNRPNPVSVGTIVWLASELMFFAGLFAMYFTVRAVMPADEWALEADKLNLTFAAINTTVLVLSSVTCQMGVWAAERFQPVRTGSIFQVNRWGMNEWMTLTFLMGAFFIGGQIFEYAELVEHGVSISSTPYGSVFYITTGFHGLHVVGGLIAFLFLLGRSFSAKNFGHHEATTAIVTSYYWHFVDVVWIALFFVIYILR, from the coding sequence ATGGCTGATGTGTCGACCGCAACGGCTGCCCCCCACGCCCATCAGCACGTGAGCGTCAACCGACCGAACCCCGTGTCGGTCGGGACGATCGTGTGGCTGGCCAGCGAGCTCATGTTCTTCGCCGGCCTCTTCGCCATGTACTTCACGGTCCGCGCCGTGATGCCCGCAGACGAGTGGGCCCTGGAGGCGGACAAGCTCAACCTGACCTTCGCGGCGATCAACACGACCGTCCTGGTGCTGTCGTCGGTGACGTGCCAGATGGGCGTGTGGGCCGCCGAGCGCTTCCAGCCCGTGCGCACCGGATCCATCTTCCAGGTGAACCGCTGGGGGATGAACGAGTGGATGACGCTCACGTTCCTCATGGGCGCGTTCTTCATCGGCGGTCAGATCTTCGAGTACGCCGAGCTCGTCGAGCACGGCGTCTCGATCTCGTCGACCCCGTACGGCTCGGTCTTCTACATCACGACCGGCTTCCACGGCCTGCACGTCGTCGGTGGTCTGATCGCCTTCCTGTTCCTTCTCGGCCGCTCGTTCTCGGCCAAGAACTTCGGGCACCACGAGGCCACGACGGCCATCGTGACGTCCTACTACTGGCACTTCGTCGACGTCGTGTGGATCGCGCTCTTCTTCGTGATCTACATCCTGCGCTGA
- a CDS encoding response regulator transcription factor, translating to MTTTVTTTHGDTSVSARAPRILLYSDDVTVREQVRLAVGRRLGAGQPDIEWLEVATPAAVVTSADAGGWDLLVLDGEADKAGGMGLCRQLKNEVYRCPPVLVLTGRPQDGWLASWSLADDAVPRPFDAVALQRAVADLLRAPGTR from the coding sequence ATGACGACGACCGTGACGACGACGCACGGGGACACGAGCGTGTCCGCGCGCGCGCCGCGCATCCTCCTCTACAGCGACGACGTGACGGTGCGCGAGCAGGTGCGTCTCGCCGTCGGGCGGCGGCTGGGTGCCGGTCAGCCGGACATCGAGTGGCTCGAGGTCGCGACCCCGGCCGCGGTCGTGACGTCCGCCGACGCGGGCGGCTGGGACCTGCTCGTCCTCGACGGGGAGGCCGACAAGGCCGGCGGCATGGGTCTGTGCCGCCAGCTCAAGAACGAGGTCTACCGGTGCCCGCCGGTCCTGGTCCTCACCGGCAGGCCGCAGGACGGTTGGCTAGCATCGTGGTCGCTCGCCGACGACGCGGTGCCCCGGCCGTTCGACGCGGTCGCCCTCCAGCGCGCCGTCGCCGACCTGCTGCGTGCCCCCGGCACGCGGTAG
- the trpD gene encoding anthranilate phosphoribosyltransferase — protein MTATPHPAASTTSDSTGTGLTWPGLLSELVAGRDLDTDATAWAMDQVMSGEVSPVRLASFLVALRAKGETVAELTGLADAMLAHASRFTVDGPTVDIVGTGGDRAHTVNISTMASLVIAGAGVRVVKHGNRAATSSSGAADVLEELGIRLDHGPDRVARIVEEAGITFCFAMVFHPSMRHAGVARKELGIPTAFNVLGPLTNPAQPRAAAIGVADARMAPLIAGVLAARGTSALVFRGDDGLDELAATGGATVWEVRDGVVTEHRLDPVVDLSMAPVTVTDLRGGEAAHNADVARRFLAGEAGPVRETVLLNAAAGLVADGTLPGTAQGTLVERLRAAYEIAARSVDTGAARAALARWAEAAARD, from the coding sequence GTGACCGCCACCCCGCACCCCGCCGCCTCGACCACGAGCGACTCGACGGGCACGGGGCTCACGTGGCCCGGCCTCCTGTCGGAGCTCGTCGCCGGCCGCGACCTCGACACCGACGCCACCGCGTGGGCGATGGACCAGGTGATGTCCGGCGAGGTGTCGCCCGTGCGGCTCGCGAGCTTCCTGGTCGCGCTGCGCGCGAAGGGCGAGACGGTCGCCGAGCTCACCGGTCTTGCCGACGCGATGCTCGCCCACGCGAGCCGGTTCACGGTCGACGGGCCGACGGTCGACATCGTCGGCACCGGTGGTGACCGCGCGCACACGGTCAACATCTCGACCATGGCGTCGCTCGTCATCGCGGGTGCGGGCGTCCGCGTGGTCAAGCACGGCAACCGCGCCGCGACCTCGTCCTCGGGCGCCGCGGACGTGCTCGAGGAGCTGGGCATCCGCCTCGACCACGGCCCGGACCGCGTCGCGCGCATCGTCGAGGAGGCCGGGATCACGTTCTGCTTCGCGATGGTCTTCCACCCGTCGATGCGGCACGCGGGCGTCGCGCGCAAGGAGCTCGGCATCCCGACGGCGTTCAACGTCCTCGGGCCCCTGACCAACCCGGCGCAGCCGCGCGCCGCCGCGATCGGCGTCGCCGACGCGCGCATGGCACCTCTCATCGCCGGCGTGCTCGCCGCGCGGGGGACCTCGGCGCTCGTGTTCCGCGGTGACGACGGGCTCGACGAGCTCGCAGCGACGGGCGGGGCGACGGTGTGGGAGGTGCGCGACGGCGTCGTCACCGAGCACCGGCTCGACCCCGTCGTGGACCTGAGCATGGCACCCGTGACGGTCACCGACCTGCGCGGCGGCGAGGCGGCGCACAACGCCGACGTGGCGCGCAGGTTCCTCGCGGGCGAGGCCGGCCCGGTGCGCGAGACGGTGCTCCTCAACGCGGCCGCCGGGCTCGTCGCGGACGGCACGCTGCCCGGGACGGCACAGGGCACGCTCGTCGAGCGGCTGCGTGCCGCCTACGAGATCGCGGCGCGCAGCGTGGACACGGGCGCGGCCCGCGCGGCGCTGGCGCGCTGGGCCGAGGCCGCGGCGCGCGACTGA
- a CDS encoding Lrp/AsnC family transcriptional regulator, with amino-acid sequence MLTAIVLIDTDPARIPEVASEVADLKGVSEVYSVTGKADLVAMVRVREHDQLADVIADRISKVPGVVRTETFIAFRAYSNVDLEQAFALGLDD; translated from the coding sequence ATGCTGACCGCCATCGTCCTGATCGACACCGACCCCGCACGCATCCCCGAGGTCGCGTCCGAGGTCGCGGACCTCAAGGGCGTCAGCGAGGTCTACTCGGTCACGGGCAAGGCAGACCTGGTCGCGATGGTCCGCGTCCGGGAGCACGACCAGCTCGCCGACGTCATCGCCGACCGCATCAGCAAGGTGCCCGGCGTCGTGCGCACGGAGACGTTCATCGCGTTCCGCGCGTACTCGAACGTCGACCTGGAGCAGGCGTTCGCGCTCGGCCTCGACGACTGA
- a CDS encoding DEDD exonuclease domain-containing protein: MPSGPLLASTRGGSAPRGVPVQPTLDDLGTPLRDVTFVVVDLETTGGSPAGAGITEIGAVKVRGGEVLGEFQTLVDPGVPVPAFVARLTGITSSMVATAPRIEAVLPSFLEFARDAVLVAHNAPFDISFLKAACRAAEYEWPGNQVLDTVPLARRVVTRDEAPNHKLSTLAALFRATVTPEHRALADARATVDVLHALLARLGPLGVTHLEDLAGATDPVPQDVRRKRHLADDLPDAPGVYLFRGPGDEVLYVGTSTSIRRRVRSYFTRSEKRSRITEMVRIAHAVTPVVCATPLEAQVRELRLIAEHAPRYNRRSRHPERMTWVRLTDETYPRLSVVRDVRAPAAHIGPFASKQQAQAAVDALHDAFPLRQCTRRLPVVASHGATACVLAEMGRCSAPCTTVELDTGYAAVATGVREAFVGDPSHVVAELGRRIVALARDERFEQAGELTHRLRAFLTGAARAQRLAPLAACAELVAARPTEAGGWEIVVVRHARLAATGVSDPGADPWPLVDALVATAETVSPPVPPAPASHPHEAEILLSWLQEPGVRIVDVTGPWACPVRSAGSHVDLAATARDVARHADPGDRPDLSHAAPGVTVEWSPVDDPTPEEPC; this comes from the coding sequence ATGCCGTCCGGACCGCTCCTCGCCTCCACCCGCGGAGGGTCCGCACCACGGGGCGTCCCCGTCCAGCCCACGCTCGACGACCTCGGGACGCCGCTGCGCGACGTGACGTTCGTCGTCGTCGACCTGGAGACGACGGGCGGTTCGCCCGCGGGTGCCGGCATCACGGAGATCGGTGCCGTGAAGGTCCGCGGCGGCGAGGTGCTCGGGGAGTTCCAGACGCTCGTCGACCCCGGAGTCCCGGTCCCCGCCTTCGTGGCCCGGCTCACGGGGATCACGTCGTCGATGGTCGCGACCGCGCCGCGCATCGAGGCCGTCCTGCCGAGCTTCCTCGAGTTCGCCCGCGACGCCGTGCTCGTCGCGCACAACGCGCCGTTCGACATCTCGTTCCTCAAGGCCGCGTGCCGGGCCGCGGAGTACGAGTGGCCGGGGAACCAGGTGCTCGACACGGTGCCGCTCGCGCGCCGCGTCGTCACCCGCGACGAGGCGCCGAACCACAAGCTCTCCACCCTCGCCGCCCTGTTCCGCGCCACCGTGACGCCCGAGCACCGCGCGCTCGCCGACGCGCGTGCGACGGTCGACGTGCTCCACGCGCTCCTGGCGCGGCTCGGCCCGCTCGGCGTCACCCACCTCGAGGACCTCGCCGGGGCCACGGACCCGGTCCCGCAGGACGTGCGGCGCAAGCGGCACCTCGCGGACGACCTCCCGGACGCACCGGGCGTGTACCTCTTCCGTGGGCCCGGGGACGAGGTCCTCTACGTCGGCACCTCGACGTCCATCCGGCGGCGCGTGCGGTCCTACTTCACCCGCTCGGAGAAGCGCAGCCGGATCACGGAGATGGTGCGGATCGCCCACGCCGTCACCCCGGTCGTGTGCGCGACGCCGCTCGAGGCCCAGGTGCGCGAGCTGCGCCTCATCGCGGAGCACGCGCCGCGCTACAACCGGCGTTCGCGCCACCCCGAGCGCATGACCTGGGTCCGGCTCACGGACGAGACCTACCCGCGCCTGTCCGTCGTGCGGGACGTCCGTGCCCCGGCGGCGCACATCGGGCCCTTCGCGTCGAAGCAGCAGGCCCAGGCCGCCGTCGACGCCCTCCACGACGCGTTCCCGCTGCGCCAGTGCACGCGACGCCTCCCCGTCGTCGCCTCCCACGGCGCGACGGCGTGCGTGCTCGCCGAGATGGGGCGGTGCTCGGCGCCGTGCACCACCGTCGAGCTCGACACCGGGTACGCGGCCGTCGCCACCGGCGTGCGAGAGGCGTTCGTGGGCGACCCGTCGCACGTCGTCGCGGAGCTCGGACGCCGGATCGTCGCGCTCGCCCGCGACGAGCGGTTCGAGCAGGCGGGCGAGCTCACGCACCGCCTGCGAGCGTTCCTCACGGGCGCGGCGCGCGCCCAGCGGCTCGCCCCGCTCGCCGCGTGCGCCGAGCTCGTCGCCGCCCGCCCGACGGAGGCGGGCGGATGGGAGATCGTCGTGGTGCGCCACGCGCGCCTGGCCGCGACCGGGGTGAGCGACCCCGGCGCGGACCCGTGGCCGCTCGTCGACGCCCTCGTCGCGACGGCGGAGACCGTCTCCCCGCCCGTACCGCCCGCCCCGGCGAGCCACCCCCACGAGGCCGAGATCCTGCTGTCGTGGCTCCAGGAGCCCGGGGTGCGGATCGTCGACGTCACCGGCCCGTGGGCGTGCCCGGTCCGCTCGGCGGGGTCCCACGTGGACCTCGCCGCCACGGCCCGCGACGTCGCACGCCACGCCGACCCGGGCGACCGCCCCGACCTGTCGCACGCGGCGCCCGGCGTGACCGTAGAGTGGTCGCCAGTCGACGACCCGACCCCGGAGGAACCATGCTGA